In the genome of Schistocerca piceifrons isolate TAMUIC-IGC-003096 chromosome X, iqSchPice1.1, whole genome shotgun sequence, one region contains:
- the LOC124722458 gene encoding uncharacterized protein LOC124722458: MDDLFTKTMDRTNTLRNAGYNVVEVWSCEWKKSRAYKEALNKTINVVEPLMPRDAFFGGRTNAAKLKATAKIMRYIDICSLYPTVMFYDTYPVGHPLKIFKPVEYNKEWFGLVKCQVLSPKGLYHPVLPIKQEQLVFALCVRCAEEKVGHCNHTDEDRAFAGTWSTVELNKAIEKGYKILETYEVWHFPQTSNDLFKDYIRTFMKIKLEASPWEDDFETKEEYVQTIKEKQGIELDIERIEPNPGKRAVAKICLNSLWRKFGQGQNLTQSEFTTDPQRWYELLLDDKIEISNVIFINEDMIEVSYKYTNEYIEDSTATNIFIAAFTTSNARIRLYEMLDRLGDKVVYYDTDSVVYIDDGTNTVETGCMLGEWTDELGKDDTIIEWLSTAPKSYAYYSHKGSQCTKVKGFSLNYENS, from the coding sequence ATGGACGATTTATTTACTAAAACAATGGACCGGACTAATACACTGAGAAATGCGGGCTACAACGTAGTTGAGGTGTGGTCTTGCGAGTGGAAGAAATCTAGAGCTTACAAAGAAGCCCTAAATAAAACGATCAACGTTGTGGAACCTTTAATGCCTAGAGACGCCTTTTTTGGTGGGCGAACAAATGCCGCAAAGCTAAAAGCGACTGCGAAGATAATGCGGTATATAGACATATGCTCTTTGTATCCAACAGTTATGTTTTATGATACGTACCCTGTAGGTCACCCCCTTAAAATATTCAAACCAGTAGAATACAACAAggaatggtttggtttggtcaaaTGCCAGGTACTATCTCCAAAAGGTCTTTATCATCCTGTCCTACCGATTAAGCAGGAACAACTGGTATTCGCtctgtgcgtgaggtgtgctgagGAAAAGGTAGGGCATTGTAACCATACGGATGAAGATAGAGCTTTTGCAGGCACATGGTCTACGGTTGAACTGAATAAGGCTATTGAAAAGGGCTACAAGATACTTGAAACTTACGAGGTGTGGCACTTCCCTCAGACGAGCAACGATCTGTTCAAGGACTACATTAGGACTTTCATGAAAATCAAGTTGGAAGCTAGTCCTTGGGAGGATGATTTCGAAACAAAAGAGGAATACGTCCAAACCATTAAAGAAAAACAAGGCATTGAGCTCGACATTGAGAGAATTGAACCCAACCCTGGAAAACGTGCCGTCGCCAAGATCTGCCTAAACTCTTTGTGGCGTAAATTCGGCCAAGGACAAAATTTGACACAAAGTGAGTTCACCACTGATCCACAAAGGTGGTATGAACTTTTACTAGATGATAAGATAGAGATATCTAATGTCATCTTCATCAATGAAGATATGATTGAGGTTAGCTACAAGTATACTAATGAGTACATCGAGGATAGTACAGCTACAAATATATTTATTGCAGCTTTCACAACATCTAATGCCAGGATAAGATTATACGAAATGCTTGATCGCCTTGGGGATAAAGTTGTCTACTACGATACTGATAGTGTAGTCTACATCGATGATGGAACAAACACAGTTGAGACAGGGTGCATGCTAGGCGAATGGACTGATGAACTTGGCAAAGATGATACCATTATTGAATGGTTAAGTACAGCCCCAAAAAGCTATGCTTACTACTCTCACAAAGGCAGCCAGTGTACCAAAGTAAAAGGGTTCAGTCTCAACTATGAAAATAGTTAG